In Salvelinus alpinus chromosome 22, SLU_Salpinus.1, whole genome shotgun sequence, one genomic interval encodes:
- the LOC139549181 gene encoding E3 ubiquitin-protein ligase RNF169-like: MKMAATGSARSTSRLGQKCKARPTDMLNTRTHSQLLTLDEARCPVCSEILLEPVTMPCSHSVCLHCFKRTVEFTSLCCPLCRLRVSSWARKQSREKSLVNIELWEIVRKSYPQRCKRRMEQRDCETSGEEIFSSPAQVSKSGEIRLECGKQVKFFGLLSDSENEEPVGKRTRNVSAFVRRTKTSADFTRDGLQTNVGQRSQSCTDTEEGRRKIRVSTHLPGLDKASIALSYNAGILLSSENSRSLSAPIIVQDKRHSWRGVIMASSTPFMVPQSKQERSVSPESNDSISEELNHFKPIVCSPCTPPKRLPDGRVMEPTIVKSTPRNLFRRLERPTSYEASPTILQKWKQIEVDRQSVKVTSKGTLTSPINVDLVFKPSSVEKDGKPCSCALAANKGEEHLGRCAKTDSSGQENEITSIHNTQRLIFYQTIGETALHQKQFTKFHTPFVPLNSEETVTECGVSSESVVIPVSHCGPTSINQNPTLVPHNINDSVRGCNLKSKDSQDQRKYLDNRNCAQNKPTSRRGKKRRQKTKHLEETESGLKRPRSQSQYGFNIDCAQADLYIQQVQQESEDRELALNLQRQFDREQQQVDKQKTSFDKYFLRSCSENRIECNPRRSGRISKRNEHFYCNY, from the exons ATGAAAATGGCGGCGACAGGGTCTGCCAGATCCACTAGTCGATTAGGGCAAAAATGCAAAGCCAGGCCCACCGATATGCTGAACACTCGGACACATTCGCAGCTGCTAACCCTGGACGAGGCAAGGTGTCCGGTTTGTTCGGAGATTTTATTGGAGCCCGTAACTATGCCATGTAGCCACTCGGTGTGTCTGCACTGTTTCAAGCGGACTGTGGAATTTACCAGTTTGTGCTGTCCCCTCTGCCGGCTGCGAGTATCCAGCTGGGCCCGTAAACAGTCCCGGGAGAAAAGCCTAGTGAACATCGAACTTTGGGAAATTGTTCGAAAGAGTTATCCACAACGATGCAAGAGGAGAATGGAGCAGAGAGACTGTGAGACTAGTGGAGAAG AGATTTTCAGCTCGCCTGCTCAGGTATCCAAATCTGGAGAGATCCGACTGGAGTGTGGAAAGCAAGTAAAG TTCTTTGGGTTGCTGTCAGACTCGGAGAATGAAGAACCCGTTGGGAAGAGAACCAGAAATGTGTCTGCATTTGTTAGAAGAACAAAGACCTCGGCAGACTTCACAAGAGA TGGTCTACAGACGAATGTGGGGCAGAGAAGCCAGAGCTGTACCGATACAGAGGAGGGAAGGCGAAAAATTAGGGTGTCTACTCATCTTCCTGGACTGGACAAG GCAAGTATTGCTCTCAGCTACAATGCAGGAATCCTTCTGTCCTCTGAGAACAGCCGATCTCTTTCGGCACCCATAATTGTCCAAGACAAGAGGCATAGCTGGCGAGGCGTCATCATGGCTTCATCAACACCTTTTATGGTCCCCCAGTCGAAACAGGAGAGGTCCGTTAGCCCTGAGAGCAATGACAGTATCTCTGAGGAGCTGAATCACTTCAAGCCAATAGTGTGCTCGCCGTGCACCCCACCAAAGCGACTACCCGACGGGCGAGTGATGGAACCCACAATTGTGAAGTCCACCCCACGGAACTTATTCCGCAGGCTGGAGAGGCCCACCAGCTATGAAGCCAGCCCTACTATCCTCCAGAAATGGAAGCAGATAGAGGTGGACCGTCAGTCTGTCAAAGTGACCTCAAAGGGCACCTTGACCAGCCCCATAAACGTGGACCTTGTTTTCAAACCAAGCTCTGTAGAGAAGGACGGCAAGCCCTGCAGCTGCGCTCTAGCAGCAAATAAGGGAGAAGAACACTTGGGTAGGTGTGCCAAGACTGATTCCTCTGGGCAAGAGAATGAAATAACTAGTATACATAATACACAAAGACTGATATTTTACCAGACCATTGGAGAGACAGCCCTCCATCAAAAACAATTCACAAAGTTTCATACTCCGTTTGTACCTTTAAACAGTGAGGAGACTGTAACAGAGTGTGGGGTTTCTTCGGAGTCTGTGGTGATACCTGTATCACATTGTGGACCAACTTCAATTAATCAAAATCCAACCTTAGTCCCACACAATATAAATGACAGTGTTAGGGGTTGCAATCTTAAATCAAAGGACTCACAGGATCAGAGAAAATATTTGGACAATAGAAACTGTGCCCAGAACAAACCTACCTCAAGGAGGGGTAAGAAGAGGAGGCAGAAGACCAAACACCTGGAAGAGACAGAGTCTGGACTCAAGAGGCCAAGATCCCAGAGCCAATATGGTTTCAATATAGATTGTGCACAGGCTGACCTGTACATTCAACAGGTACAGCAAGAGAGTGAGGATAGAGAGCTAGCGTTGAATCTTCAAAGACAGTTTGACAGGGAACAGCAACAAGTAGACAAGCAAAAGACCAGTTTTGACAAGTACTTTCTCCGGTCCTGCAGTGAAAACAGAATCGAATGCAATCCACGTAGATCAGGAAGAATTTCCAAAAGGAATGAGCACTTTTATTGCAATTATTAA